The Deinococcus koreensis region TCGCCCGCGAGCTGGGCGACCTGACCCTGGAGCGCGACTGCGCCAACTTTCTGGCCGGCGTCTACAGTTCGCTCTACAACTACGACCGGGCCGCGGAGTCCTGTCTGCGGGCGCTGGAGCTGTCGCGGACGCTGAGCGATCCGGTGGGCGAGGCCAACGCCTACGCCAACCTGGGCGTCATTCACGTGGAGACCCGGCAGTACCGCGCCGCATTGCCCTATCTCCAGCAGGCTCTGGAGCGGCAGCAGCGCCTGGCCAACGCCGCTGGAGTATGCAACGCCGCACAGAACCTGACCGAGTGTCACCTGATGCTGGGGGAGGTTGCCCAGGCGCAGCACTCCGGCGAGCTGACCGTGACTGTGGCCCGACAGATCGGCTTCCGGCGCCGGGAACTCGAGACCCTCTCCAAACTGGGCAAGATCGCGGATGCCCTGGGCGAGCACGACCGGGCGGCCGAACTGCATCAGCAGGCACTGAAGGGGGTCAGCGGACTCCAGGTTCCAGAGAGTGAGATCTGGGTCGAACTGGAGGCCAGCCTCAACCAGCTGGCGCTGGGGCAGCTGGACGAGGCCGGAAGGCTGCTCGAGCAGGCCCGGCAGCGCGCCGAGGACAGTGGACTGAGCGCCCTGCTGGTCGAGTACCACCGCCGCATGGCCACCCTGGAGCGGCGGCGCGGCGAACTGGAGGCGGCCCTCGACCACCTGGAGCGCGCGCACCGACTCGAACGCTCGTTGCTCGATCAGGAAGTCCAGCAGCGCTCGAACGCGCTGATGATCCAGTACGAAGTCGAGCGCGTGAAGGCCGAGGCTGAACTCTACCGCCTGCGGACGGTGGAACTCGCCCAGGCCAATGCCCAGCTGGAACGGGCCAATCAGGAGAAGTCGGCCCTGGTGGCGGCCCTCGAGGCCCAGTCGCTGGCACTCGAGCGGCAGCTTCGTGAGGACGCCCTGACCGGGGTGTACAACCGGCGTCACATCGAGGTGGTGTTGCAGGAGGTGTTCAGGGCCCAGCAGCG contains the following coding sequences:
- a CDS encoding GGDEF domain-containing protein; this encodes MNPSVMELIERGWAERHRDPGQTQRLGTEALSLAEALQDRAGIGYAQRNLGTAAFFTGDLRAALDHLGHALTLARELGDLTLERDCANFLAGVYSSLYNYDRAAESCLRALELSRTLSDPVGEANAYANLGVIHVETRQYRAALPYLQQALERQQRLANAAGVCNAAQNLTECHLMLGEVAQAQHSGELTVTVARQIGFRRRELETLSKLGKIADALGEHDRAAELHQQALKGVSGLQVPESEIWVELEASLNQLALGQLDEAGRLLEQARQRAEDSGLSALLVEYHRRMATLERRRGELEAALDHLERAHRLERSLLDQEVQQRSNALMIQYEVERVKAEAELYRLRTVELAQANAQLERANQEKSALVAALEAQSLALERQLREDALTGVYNRRHIEVVLQEVFRAQQRAGRPLTVVMADIDNFKRINDTCSHPVGDQVLRQVAGLLRDGCGPHGTVARYGGEEFLLVLPDSTREQGLALCERLCQQVQDFDWSTLHPHLRVTLSLGLSARGDVPNHEKLVAAADERLYEAKRAGRNRVAG